TGATTTATATCTACGGGATCTTGAAAAAAAGCAAAAAGAGTTTGAAATTACATTCAATGAAGATTTGAAATCGCAAATTACCGAGTCGATAAAGAAAGTCCTAACTATTCCAGATGAAAAAGTTGCGCAATCGGTTGTTTCGCTAGCTTTCCAAAAGATTTTCAATGAACGAATTAATAATATTGACAACCCAGATGCCGATGCTATTGTCGGATTGCTGGTAAAAAAAAGGTATGTTGAATTAGTATTTAAGGATGATTCTCTTGAGTCCATGCGTAGAGAAATTTCCTTGGTAAATTCCGCCACGTATATTGACAATCCATTCGTATTGGACCGATTGAATCAATTGACAATTTATGAGAATCGTGAATCTCCATGGGTAAGGGATTTAACAAATAAACTCGTTTCCTTAAATGAGAAAAGAAGGAATGAAACCTTAGAGGACGAGGCTCTTTCAAGAATGATTGTTAGCGAGGGCTTGCAAAAGATTCTTGATGAACTGGATGAGGTTGCTCCTGGTTCTATTGATAACACCCATGATGGATATTTGTACAGAAGGGGAAAAAGCGGAAAAGCCTTGTCCGTCAATTCCTTGTCAACGGGTTTAAAAGCTTTCGCAATTATCAAACGCCTCCTTTTGAATCAAGGCTTGAAAGAAAGGGATGTTCTAATTTTGGACGAACCCGAGGTTCATTTGCATCCTGAATGGCAGCTGAAGTATGCCGAAATCATCGTTCTTCTTCAGAAAACGTTCAATTTGACTGTTGTTGTGACGACGCACAGTTCCCATTTTTTGGAAGCCTTGGATTTGTATTCCAAAATCCACAAGACAAGTGATGTTTGCTCATACTACTTTGCTTCTTGTGGTCAGGATTCTGATTTAGTCTCGTTTGAAAATGTGACGGGGCAATTGGAAAAGATTTACAGCAATCTCGTTCAACCGAGTTTTTTTATTGATGAAATCAAAGAAAAACACGGGGTGGAATGATGAGTATGTATGAGTCGTTTGTGAATTTGCTGACAAACTATTGTCGGCAAGTTGGCTGTCCGATACAAATAGAGAAATCTTTGCAGGATTCATCGGAAGACGATGCCAATGCGGTAAAGATTTTTATGTCAAAATACAAAGACTTGAATTCTATTTCGATGGATGCGATTGCTCATGATGTTGTGAGAAAAATTCATTTTGCAGGCACAACAAAAGAGGACGAATCTCCGGCGTCAGTAGATTCTTTTTTGATAGATTCAAATGGCTTTTGGTATTTTATCGAATTTAAAAATCAAAAGATTGGCGCGTCAAAAGAAAAGTGCATTGAAAAGTCTTATGCCAATGTCTATTGGTTACTGAAAATTTTAGAGGAACTGAAAAATAACGATTCATTTTCGTTCGAATCTTTTAGTTCATGCCCTTCTGGCATTTCTCCACTAAATTTTGTCAAAGAATATTGCAAATTTATTTTGGTCATAGCAGATGGTAAAGATGATCTTGAAATATACAAGATACGAGAGGCTAGAAAGGCTAAAAAAAGATGGCCTGATTCTGATTGGGCAAAATATATGAAAAAATTAGAATCATATATTTATAAATCTGCAGAAGTGTATAATGTTAAACAGTTTGACCGAGAGTTTGTTAAAAATTTTAGATACTCCTAAGAGATGATTTGCTTCTGTGAAATCTTGCGTTAGGGACGGAGGTGGCGAAGCCATTCGGAGGGCCGCTTGTCAACAACTCTCGGCCCTCTGAATCCTTCGTCTTCGCTCAGGACAGGCTCGAAAATCGCCATG
The sequence above is drawn from the Fibrobacter sp. UWR2 genome and encodes:
- a CDS encoding AAA family ATPase, yielding MLTRFGENVHNHNIHEKVPMELNIENFAKIKSAKIKLDGITAIAGLNDTGKSTVGKILYGIFSAVANIDKSVVQAKKRNIRQEVVSLLHQNNLNSHGSISQSVFRYTLDFIEELVVSENKKDAVDLYLRDLEKKQKEFEITFNEDLKSQITESIKKVLTIPDEKVAQSVVSLAFQKIFNERINNIDNPDADAIVGLLVKKRYVELVFKDDSLESMRREISLVNSATYIDNPFVLDRLNQLTIYENRESPWVRDLTNKLVSLNEKRRNETLEDEALSRMIVSEGLQKILDELDEVAPGSIDNTHDGYLYRRGKSGKALSVNSLSTGLKAFAIIKRLLLNQGLKERDVLILDEPEVHLHPEWQLKYAEIIVLLQKTFNLTVVVTTHSSHFLEALDLYSKIHKTSDVCSYYFASCGQDSDLVSFENVTGQLEKIYSNLVQPSFFIDEIKEKHGVE